The nucleotide sequence TATCTTAAATAAAATCAACATGCAGGCTGTGAGGTAAAGACAGCTACTGACAATTTTCTATTAAGTTAAAAGTTTATTGTAAACCATCATTTAGGTATATAACATTCTTTCCATTTTAATGAAACACCATCTGTTAAGCATGATCTGGAGGGCATCTTGACTCACAATTTTAATCTCACGGCCTTACTTCCACCTTCATTTTAAACTCCAAATACACACAAAATCCTAATTACAAACAGCATCCCTTAAAAATAAGTTTTGATGTATTGCAAGTCTCCCATGAACTGATGTGGCTGGATTTGTGTGCGCTCGCCATCACACTACTTTTGTATGCATACTACAGATCTGCAGTTAGCAATGCACAAGGGCACTGATGCCTGGCTTTCAAAATAGAAACATTAAAGCTGAATAGCCCTCCTCCCACCACTTTCCTTCCAGCAAGGCATAGTTGGAAACCAAGCACATGCTTGTGAGGGAATGCCTTTGCAACACTGCATTGCGGTAATTTGTTTCACAATTCAACAAGTATAAGGTCTTTTCCCTGAAGAGAAGCTTGGAACACATTTTATCAGCAACATTAATATACAACATTTCATTTAAAGATAGTCAAGGAGACATTAATACATTAAAACCAGAAAAGGATGACTACGTAATGACCACAGGATGTCCAAAATAATTATGTTGGGCACATGATATCATCCAGTCAATGAGGCAAATCATGGTCTATTTCATTTCTAGATCTCATCCATTTGACAAGGGGAAGCTCTTAGTCTCTCTATCAAATTCAGCACAGTATTATTTCTGTTTTAAGTATAGGGAGAACTGAATCACGTTAGTCACATTAGAATCAGATTTCTAAAGCAGAGACTGAAGTACACTTTTTTGTGATGAGATCTTTACAAATTGATTTTTGGAGATCAATTTACATCTTGCCTACTTTCTCTGTCCTCTTCCAACTGTCAAAACTCACTGAAGAATATGCCAAAGCACTCAAATCAATTTAAGTGCAAGACAAAATGAAGCACTAGGTACTACTTTCCCTGGAAAGAAGAGAACACAGCCATTTGTTCAATGTTAGCTAAGatgaatccccctccccccaccacaaagttttctttttctacttttggaaaggtgcaataaaataaataatttaatttacAGAATTGCTTACTGAATGTATATTCAAGCCATCAATCAACTTCTTCACATGGTGCATAACCCATGGAATTCACTGCCGTGAGATAAAGTGATGACCATCAGCTTTGATAGCTTTATGAATGTTTATGGACAACTGATTTATCAGTCATGATATCAGCATGGAGCTTCTTTGTATAGAAGTAGTATGCCTCTAAACACCAGTTACTGGGGACTTCAAAGGAGGATGCCATCAATTTTAATCCCTGCTTAACAGCTGAAAGGCATCTGGCTGACTGCTACTGGAAACAGAATGCTCAACCAGGTAAAGGCAATTATTTTTCTTCTTAAATGTGCTCAGTGTCCACTTATTGACATCTGAGCATTGCAAACCCCACCTTTGGCCAGTAGTGCTTCATTTTGTCAGGCTGTACGACACACACTCTTGTGCTATACAACAATGCAGCAAAAAGCAAAATAGTGTACCCTCCTttcttcagattttttaaaataagctgcTCTATGATGCCTAGTGCTATTCAATAAAATGAGGTCTGCTTAAAGTTGGAATATTTAACACATTTAAggctttgggtttgtttgttttttaagactCTCCCATCCCAACACTGCTTAAAACAGACATTTTACACAATTGAAGCCACAggaagaaatgaatcaagttaaGCTTTTGGATTTAGTCAGCTCTCTGTTATTAGAATGAAAAGGTAAATGGCATATAGCAGGTCTCATATCCATTTGTAAAGTCAGTTCAATTGACAAATTGTATCTGCATCTGCTGTCCTGCACAGATGAGATGCCATTCGCACAATTATGAATCCatgaatggatttttaaaaagtaaattacaTATGCAGGCCCCCCAATATGCAATGGGACCTGGGCATGGGAAAGTGCAGAGGTACTTTGCCCTGTGCTGTGGCCCCCAATTCCAGATGAGGGCCTGCCTCTTATTTGCATATGAATCACACTGAGGTTAAGGATGTGGATGCACTGCGGAGGAAGGACCTCTTTGCATGTAACTTTGGCCCTAAGAATCTCACAAAGGTATGTGAGAACCTTCCTTAGGGTATGATTCTCAACAGAACAGTTATTTATACAATTAGAAATATACagtgaaaatatataaaaaattagtAAGTTAGGCGGCAACATTGATCAAGAACATTTCTCTGCCTCCTAATAGAGGCTTTATCTCGctttatatttaaataaacattGGTTTCCCTTTGTTTTTAACCTGAACACCAACAGGTAACAATGTATTGCAAGTAAGTTGCAGTGCAAAACAACACCGTTTAGAATGTCGCTTTGAAATGCCATGGTCCAGTAAGATGCCTCTTATGGGCAGCAGGGTAAGTGAGGCAAACTCCTGCTattaaaacagcaaaaaacagcAATGGAGCTTTTTCCTTCTAAGGCCCAATCACAGCCCCCCAACACAAGCAACTTGTGCAGCTTACCACGTTTAGCGCAGACTACACATATAAAACTgtaaaaaaagtatctttgaaAAGTCTGAGCTCTTGCCACTGAAAGTGTTTTAAGGCTTGAAATATAGTCTGATACTCAGATACTGTATAAGttacatgtttgcatttttttctgaaatcacTTTTCCTGTGTTGTAGTACCAAAGATTTAAATGAGATGGAAAACTCTCAAAACAGTAACTAGTATCAAAGTAACTCATGGACGCCAAATCAGTATTCCATTGACAGATATCATTTTCAGTAACCACAGGATAGCCGAACAACAAAAGCTGCACTACCTTGATGTAAATAGATGAACAGATGAATTATGCACACTACACCTCTGGTCTATTTCAGCTGAAATGAGACAGGTTTGTTTTTTAGGAAACTGAGGGATAAACTACTGATAAAGTCATTAGTGCCTTTATGGTTGTCAACTGAATCATGTTAAGGATCAACAAAAATGCTCCAAGGAGAAACAGAATTACAACTCCTGTTACATCAGTATTCATAGTTGTGGATCACACAAAGGCCCAACTGTGCTATGTTATCTTTTCGAGGAaaggtggtttgtttgtttttaaggaatGTTGCTTCAGCTTTGGAATAGTTGAGATACGGGATCAGACTACTTACAAGTACTTAAGAAGCCAACATTACTAAAGTCTCTAAAATGTTCAGTTGACAAATAGAAGAAACATTTGAAATACTTGTTGCTTTTATGCTAAAGTGAACAGGACCATGTACACACAGAACAGTATGCATGCTACAGAACTGTGCTTTGGTTCAACCGCACTCCAGTTCAAGACTATGTATACCTAGTAGCCAGTTGGCCACCGTTTCCCTTTATCACGTTACATGCCATTATGTGAcagacacattttaaaatatttttactgcAAGTTTTTGACCTTTTTACTGCACACAAAAAGTAACATAATTTTCTTTGACAAACACAATCCTTAAATATCCCAGTATGAAAATATAACTTAAATATAAAAGTTCAGAtagatttgaaaaaaaaaattttttttgatcAGCCTATTAGTTTCATAAGTACCCCTTAAGAACTAAACTTACATAAGAATGTTAAGTTACAATTTGTAACTGTAAAACAATTCTGTTCTAGGAATACGTTGCAAAGGCCAGTTTGTAGTTATAAAACATACTGATTCCAACTTTGTTAATCTGATGTCTCTTTCAGAATATCATTCAGGAACCTCAGATGAAACAATGATGTTCTATGGCGTCTCTTCTGAAGGATCACATCCAAATCACTTCGGTGACAAGAACTTTTCCACACATGATGAAAATATACTCTTGCATATTTGGTCAGTGTTTCCATAGTGCAACTGAACTAGTAGCTTTTCCAACTGTCCATATTCTGCTTCTTTGAGTCACAGTTTTCAGGTAATAAGCATAATGTGATCAAGTGAAAATCCACTGACTGTGGACATTGCTGTCATAAAACCTGCAAATGTGCAGGCCACAGAACCTGTCATACAGGCAGACCAAATCGATGCTTCTTTTTCTTGACAGACTTTAAATTAGTCAGTCTCCGAAGATCATCTTCAACATCTGATTCTTCCATTTCATCATCTGCCGAAATTAGGATCTATGGGCAAAATGATATGTAATTAGACAGAATTCATTCTTATTTTCCCTTCCTTACCCAGAAGTATATCCAAACTCAAACACACCTTAAAAAAGGAGGAAGAGTTGACAGCTAAACAAACAGTATATAGGACCACTTAGGTTTTAAAGTAACCTTTAACCTTACCCTTAATCAAcacctcaaaaagagtacataGAATGATTTGATTAAATTAATGCTTTTGTAAGTGTGTCAGGAAATACTTCAGATGATTTCCTAGGAGCCACCTAGAGAGCTTTGTGGGGAAAAGTCTACAACTCTTTAATATTTTCAAAGACAGAACAACAAATAACCAGTGATACAAACAGAAGATTAACTAATAAAGATATCTGGAAGCTTGGTCCCATTTGTTATGACAAAGAGCCAAAGCTCCAAGTGAGAGAATAATGGGCTCTGCTCCCCATTCCTGCCATTTTACATCACTGTATAACATTAAAGCCTCTTACTAAGAGAACACCCTTAGATATCACCCATTTAAGTTCTCCCTGGAGCAGCCTCTCACTTTCACTCATTAAATGTAGCCTAGTGAGCTGTtttactccatatatggtagagATGGATTATCTTTTTCTGCTGCTTCCAATTAGTAGGATTCAAATAAGGAATTTGTTGCTATTGTGAACATTTCTTCAATTGTGGCTCATGGTTAATACATGGTTTTATTTGTGTAAGTCACTATAAACACTGATATGCGGGACAAAAGTCTATAAATAAAACACGTATCAAGTATCAACTTCATACTTAAGCATGAATGAAAGCAGCAGCCATTTATGATTTATCTCTTAGCATTAATCACACTTGGCACAACTGTGGGACAAGTTTTTGGTGTGCACTAGCCAAAACTTTGAGAGGTGGGTTTTTTAGGATACACGCAGATAGTATTTCTCCATTAAAAAATATTGTAGAAGCCCATAAAAAGGTAAGAGCTTCATTAAGAGGCTCTGAACCCATTCCTATGAGTGAGTGATGGGGAAGTCAGAAACTGGACAGCTTGGGGTTGGTAATGTAATATTTCAATTTGATTAATTGGGAAAAACCCAACTGGATTGGACTAAACAGGGAAGACCCAAAACACCATTAAAGTTCCAAAGCAAAAACTAAAGTTACAGAAAGTAACTACATCACTCCCTTGCCATTTGTTTACTGTAGGAACCAAATTAATCGCAAATACAGAACTCGCCTCTGATTCAGATTCTTCGTGTGACGCCGCTCTCCTGTATCGAACTTTGCTTCCATTCCTTGTATCTTGCCCTGCTTCTTTTTCTTCCAGTTTAGCTTTTGTTTTCCCTTTCTTCATGAGGAAGTTATCAACTACCCAGAACATGAATGCCTATTGCAAAGAAGTCAATGTTAAATGCCATCTGTCATTCCTTCTATAGGACAGGAGTTAGATTCAAGTGACTTGGAGTAACGCCTAGATAAATATATAATAAGTTACATCAGCCCCTAAGACTGCTGAATACCCTAAACTTATGTTCAGCAAGTCATTTCTCAAGACAGCATGAAGGAAATATTTAGAACAGAACTGGCTAACATGATgcctttcagatgctgttggattccaacttccatcagctgcagCTATCATGGTCAGcggccagggatgttgggaggtgtagcctagcaacatctgcaaggcaccacactggctacctctGGTGTTGAGCATTTCACTGTGATGGCACCATGGCAATAAAACATGTAGATTACTGCATACTTAGCCAACTTTAGATTTAGTGGGCAAACATATGCAACTGCACTCACTTCTAAATACAAATTCTCATGCCCAATGAATTTTCACATTGCTCCTGTATCTAATTACTTAGCAGAGTAGAGAAAGCAGATTAAAAAATCCAAATGGTTGCCAAGATAACAGAAGCAGTCAAAACAACTATTTACTTTTATACTCAAGATACATTAATTTGAAATATGTGCTCTCTGTTGTGACTTATGATTgaaagactgactgactgactggaaATATGTGCCAAGCTCAGATTTGGTGTTCAGGAAAGAGTCTggattaagttctccacattgtaGTCTGAATTATCTTGCTTAATACTGGATGTTCAAATTTTCACTCACACATTATCAGACATGAGATTCACTGGTCACCCATCTATTAAAAATGCAACATCTGAAAAGATGATCCCAGCCAAAGACAGGCTGCATATATCTCATTTTAATAGTTATTTATGTGATTTATACTGTAACACAGTTATGTTTGATCATTTGACAAGTTAAATGACGTGAAATACAAAATCTGGTTAGTTAACTTATGAAATAATGACATTAAATACTAATGTATTGTAATTATTTATATCTACCAAAGTTATGTAACGATAAGTGCATGCAAGCAGTATAGGAAAGTCTCAGCTATAGAAACAAGTTGTTTAGCATGAAAAGTAAATAGTACTACACATAACAAGTATAAAACGTTTTAAAAACGTGGAATGTGTGCATATCGTTGTGAACCCTCACTTTTGCCTTTGCTGCTAGAAATTATCACAATGCTCccaataaaaacagcattcttggcTTCTTGGAACTTAGAGACAAGTAACTCAAATAAATTCATGTGCCTCAATCTGAAGACACAATAAAGTTTATGGTGACTCTCCAACAatttaattccttttttaaaaaacaagatagTCAAGAAGATATAAAGCACTGAAAACCTGTATTTGGACAGACCATGATTCAGCTCCAACAAGGAGGGTTTTTAGTTGTGTTTTTAATCCTgcaattttatcttattttttattaagttacatatttatgttttaaaaagcattcatTTAAATATGCTGTCACCAATACTAACACTTTGAGAAAAATAATTGGATTGAAACCAGTAAGAAATTGGTAACAGATGATTCTCTACTTTCAAAAGCAAAGTGAAAGTGGTGGGAGAGGGGCTTGTCACTTGTCTATGGGTGTTCTTACAATCACCATTATGGAATAGAATCACTATTTCTTTGAAGAGGATATAGAAGCGAGAATTTTTTTATACCCGCCATGCAATTAAATATTATGTTCATGAATTACACAGGAGccaattaacattttaaaagtttatgaCATCAACTTTATGTGATTATAATGTTCCCCTCGGGTGCCATCACAATATATTTGTACTTCAAGAATTACTATTTTTAAACACGCTAAATATCCAGAAGATGTTCATTTATACTAACATTTACAAAGAAGGGCACTATTAGCATGACAATAGCCAACTCCAGCTGAGGATTCTCTATAGGATTCAATAAAGCTACCTGTAAAGAGAAAAAGAAGCACATCAATGCCATGGAATTACATACATTTACAACAAAGGTCTCGTTGGTTTCACGATGTGCAATATCAGGTTAAAAGGATGTGCAGCTTGGAAGAGTTGACGGGAcagaaatatttctttttaattgagTGAAACTGTGACTGgacttcccccaaccctccagagaatAAGGGGGcggcagggggaaggagaggaaggtgaagtcctcttgcacaagtggaagtctgttcTACTCATGCACAGACATCATCAGATACAACTTACAACATAAAAATGATGTTAGGCTTGTTTCTAAAATGATAGGTGGCAAAGTGAGACTCTGATGCATCTAAAAGATCTGCACCTATTTCACTAGGGAGTGAAACAATACATTGAACATTAACATTTTCTGGCTTTAAGTCAAAGTGATTACAATGCACCACTGATCAGcaacaaatttattttaaaacacattgcCTAGAAACCACTGTTCAAAGACTTGAATAGTAAAGCCTTAAGTACCAGAGACCTCTCCTTGTATAACTTCTTTTTATGAGGCAGACCAGCAGAGTTCTGTGGCCTTGCAACTTTCCAGTCAGCTTCATGCAAGCTGAGCTCAGTAAAGATTAAATTGAAAAAAGGCGGGTGGTAGAAATTATATGTTGTTGCAGAACACACAGGCAAGTCACCTGTCCTCCTTCTAGACTGGCTTATTGCATGACCCACTGACTCAAGTTTTCAGCACTACATATTTAGTTGCTTGTCATTGCCCTAAAGTGTATTACAAGATCCTACTCTCACCACATTTAAGTTGGCAGGTCTTTTGTTATGGAGCATCACTTTCCATAGATACATTCagctgtatgttttcaggacccaccctattcctgtgactgtaatgcattttaattgtttttaacatcagTTTAAATTTCTGTACCCTGCCCTGGTACCTGCTGAtgaagggcgggcaataaatggaccattggtctcacctgaagggtgattttcctatgaggatgggcatcacaacgggttttagctccacctatcgtgcgaaggcaagaatgtctttgaagtcaagactaggggcgtcaggcccctcccactctccagttcattcgcagcgagtctaaggagagatatctaaaaatacaagaacaaggccaacaggcctggcagcaggaaaataacacaatagtaccatgcatagtaacatgactccaacatagcggtataacaggactagaagtcttgacttcgcttttaaatttaaatataatagcataacagtaatatagaacacattagaaaatatatagtcatcctccaactgggagggtcgtgatgtccgtcctcataggaaaatcacccttcaggtgagaccaatggtacattttccctatgagtccggccatcacaacgggatgtaccccagcagcccaaacagggagggaccacccacgtgttaatcgtcattaagaacctgttgcaacactcgtctgccaaaagaagcgtcagcagaggcatagcgatcaattttataatgccttataaacgagtgtggggtagaccagactgcagccctacaaatatcggcaacaggagcattagtggcaaaagcagccgaagtggcagctgacctggtagaatgagccgttatactagctggaactgacagcttcagagactcatatgctaaagtaatacatgcccttaaccaacgggataaggtaggattggaaactttatgccccacagaccttggatgaaaggatacaaacagagactcagttcgccgtatatcctgggtcctagacaggtaggtcttgagagccctccggacatccaacgaatgccaagccttctcgagaggatgggtaggattcgggcaaaaggaaggcaaaacaatgtcctggttgcaatggaacactgaatcaaccttgggacggaaggaaggatcagttttcagaacaacagagtccttatggaagacgcagagatggcgagcggaagacaatgcgcccaactccgaaactcgtctagcagatgtgattgcgatcaggaacaagaccttgaaggacagtatacgaagaggcacagtcctgatgggttcaaacggaggacgttgcaaagcctgcagaaccttcggcaaactccatgagggaaaccgatggacaacagccggagagcgtagggcgactcccctcaaaaaacgtttgatgaacggatgtgaggaaatatgatctccaggagaggacactgagagaatggacgacagagtggacgcatgtcgacgtagggtgttgggtcgaagtcccatcataaagccgctatggagaaattggagcacctgatgcacagtggcctgggatggatcatggtggtgggactgacaccacttggagaaagccacccaggtatgttgataaatacgggtggtagatggtcttctcgaggccaaaataatatcaatcacagcgtcagacagtccagctgacctcagatgtccccgttcaaacgccacgctgttagattgaaccaagtagggtcctggtgcagtactggaccctgggatagaaggtctggccttactggaagtgtccaaggatccatcattgacattgccagaagatctgaaaaccacggtcggcgtggccaaaatggtgctatcagaaccagctgtgccctttcggttcgcgccttcctcaagattttggctaacaatggtatgggaggaaaggcgtacaatagaccgtctggccacggtgttgtcagagcatccactgcttctgctgttgagtccaggtatcgggcaaagtacctgggaagctggcaattgcgactggaggcaaacagatcgaccgagagggcgccgaaccgacactggagacgatggaaaatggctggatgaagtttccattctcccggaaagacctgttgtctgctgagccagtctgctgtcacattccaaatccctctgaggtgctctgctttcagggattgtagatgttgttctgcccagacaaagatgagggaggctaagtcctgcagaggacgagacctggtgcccccctgtctgttcaaatgtgattttacacacgtgttgtctgttcgaatgagcacatgatgcaaagggaacagagactgaaaatgacatagggctaagtggacagcctttagttccaagccagttgatgctttgggattgctctgtgttggaccaaaccccctgaacgtactgggagttgcagtgggctccccaacctatgaggctggcatctgtggttacaacggttctgcggggttctctgaacgacgtgcccttggagaggtgttgaaccttggtccaccagcggaaggagaggcgcagtgcggggctcaagcgaactttgcgatggttggagctggcaatgtctttttgaaaaggcaacagaatccattgaaggggccgagtgtgggctcgagcccatggcacaatgtggattgtagatatgaacatcccgagcgctctggcgagaagcatgacgtctgcggatgtttgttgcatcaggaaccttgcgatgcttgtgatggcagtgatgcgatctggagccaagaagaccattgcctgcagggtgtccaacattgcccctagatgtagtaggcgttgggttggttggagatggcttttgtcgaagttgacaagccagccgtaggcctgcaaaacattgagggtgatcagtaaatgatgatgagccagttcctccgacttggcccgtattagtaaatcatccaaatatgggtagatatgaaccccttgggtccggaggtaagccactaggatgagtagcaccttggtaaacactcttggagcagaggagaggccgaatggcattgctctatattgaaaatgctggtggcCAAACGCAAaacgaagaaactttctgtgggctatgcaaacgggcacatggagatacgcttccttaaggtcgatagaagccaggaagtctccttcatgcagactctccgtaatggagtggagtgattccattttgaacctgcgatatgttacaaaacggttgacaaacttgaggtccaataccgccctccatgataaatctcgttttggcacagcaaataagaGGGAGTAcacccttccgacctctcagttgtgggaactggctctatcgccgctatgtccaagaggtggtgtatagctgtctgcataatgttgtgcctggctggtgcccttgggcaaggagacgggtggaatctgtctggtggggttgtccagaactctatggtataaccataactgaaaaggtccctgatccaggagaccttagtaaggcgcagccatcgacctccaaaattaagtaatctgccacctatggggagggcgttaagactacttgcgtaggcgagggcctcccttaaatgaggacgatgagttgcccctgcgcccttggtactgacctctgccctggaagcgtcggttccaggagcccctgaatgcgttggggtcatagggtctgaagtcgcggcctcgtcctcctggccgcgttcctcgaaagggctggttagaacggaatgaaggaaatcgcctgaaaggcctgtggtcgctgttcttgactgtggccagaaccggtttgtgggcgtcttttggatcaaccagcactgcctttagagcttcctcgccgaagagtagagatccggagtaaggagccctggacagattcaatctggccgctgaatcagcttgccagtggcgaagccagagggtgcgacgagcgactatttgagccgtcatggctcgtgccctaattgagtggcatccaaagtggcatcggccacaaaggctgctgtcttacgcaatttcaatagtgctcttctgagggtgacaggatcagggttagaatcctctagaaggtcatccagccacatcatagatgctctggagaagatggaggctgaagcggaggcacgcatggccagggtagtggcctcgtgattcttgcggagggcaaagtctatttgtcgctcagtagtgtcttttaggtgggattccccttccctgggcaaaagcgatcgtgaaacgaggtgagcgattggttcatctatgccagggacatctaacttggtggcaaagtccagggctagggcgtaaagtctgtcagccaggttcttgaagcgtcgagctttgagtggatgggcccattcttcagaggctaatttggtaattaggtccggcaccgggatgtagtgctcagtcggtgcaggggatttgaggaccttggcccctttgatagctggggcgggcgaagttgaaggcgcagtctggagaccaagggtattgaCTACCCTGCGTGCTAGCGGCTGATAATCTGAagtattaaacaagcgatacgatgtatcctcctcatgatctgaatagtcgctccagtcgtctccttcaacatggtcagtgaaagctgactcctccgcatacgaggtttcgtccgtacatctgcctctggctacatcaaagggatctggtgatccggaagaatgagcttcatgacacgcacgttggacCATGTTAagtggaggtatggcaggaacttgtggtagtgactgcatttgggtgaaacatgccagcatggcttgaagttgggagaggaaatcaggagacagctgcagaccggaCTTAGCTCAATCTATGCtataattccaatcttgttcgtacgaaggcaagaatgaactggagagtgggaggggcctgacgcccctagtcttgacttcaaagacattcttgccttcgcacgataggtggagctaaaacccgttgtgatggccggactcatagggaaaatatcatcaccactgccaccatctcctcccctcttctcatCTGGAACACTCCCCTCCATATATCTAACCTCCTTTCCATATAACCAGAGTGTCTCCTTCCACATCTTAAAAGAGCACAGCCAGCACCAAGCCAGAAATTATTTATGAACATATGCTGCTTAGATAAACCTGAACATATGGAACCATGTCAAGGTTTGAGTGCTAAAATTTTAACAACCAAAATAATTTTCTGATGATTTCATGTGTATTTCTGGCAACTTTGAGGGACTCCAGGGAAATGTTGGATTGTCAACATTTTACGCTCA is from Rhineura floridana isolate rRhiFlo1 chromosome 3, rRhiFlo1.hap2, whole genome shotgun sequence and encodes:
- the STIMATE gene encoding store-operated calcium entry regulator STIMATE isoform X1, which codes for MTPTHSGAPGTDASRAEAYGWLVNFDKSHLQPTQRLLHLGAMLDTLQAMVFLAPDRITAITSIARFLMQQTSADVMLLARALGMFISTIHIVPWARAHTRPLQWILLPFQKDIASSNHRKVRLSPALRLSFRWWTKVQHLSKGTSFREPRRTVVTTDASLIGWGAHCNSQYVQGVWSNTEQSQSINWLGTKGCPLSPMSFSVSVPFASCAHSNRQHVCKITFEQTGGHQVSSSAGLSLPHLCLGRTTSTIPESRAPQRDLECDSRLAQQTTGLSGRMETSSSHFPSSPVSVRRPLGRSVCLQSQLPASQVLCPIPGLNSRSSGCSDNTVARRSIVRLSSHTIVSQNLEEGANRKGTAGSDSTILATPTVVFRSSGNVNDGSLDTSSKARPSIPGSSTAPGPYLVQSNSVAFERGHLRSAGLSDAVIDIILASRRPSTTRIYQHTWVAFSKWCQSHHHDPSQATVHQVLQFLHSGFMMGLRPNTLRRHASTLSSILSVSSPGDHISSHPFIKRFLRGVALRSPAVVHRFPSWSLPKVLQALQRPPFEPIRTVPLRILSFKVLFLIAITSARRVSELGALSSARHLCVFHKDSVVLKTDPSFRPKVDSVFHCNQDIVLPSFCPNPTHPLEKAWHSLDVRRALKTYLSRTQDIRRTESLFVSFHPRSVGHKVSNPTLSRWLRACITLAYESLKLSVPASITAHSTRSAATSAAFATNAPVADICRAAVWSTPHSFIRHYKIDRYASADASFGRRVLQQVLNDD
- the STIMATE gene encoding store-operated calcium entry regulator STIMATE isoform X2 — encoded protein: MGGSLAPNSSLFVTPRPGSLPSSSGGASTSPGGGADYRGCENGALMDSFGIFLQGLLGVVAFSLLMRFPHVKRLPRVNLYIHMDTSLSCLPRTLKRFREPKHERRPWRIWFLDTSKQAIGMLFIHFANVYLSDLTEEDPCSLYLINFLLDATLGMLLIYAGVRAVSSIVEWQQWESLRFGEYGDPLQCSAWVGQCALYIVIMMFEKTIIIIVLLIPQWKESLPQVPAIPPLNMVQRACHEAHSSGSPDPFDVARGRCTDETSYAEESAFTDHVEGDDWSDYSDHEEDTSYRLFNTSDYQPLARRVVNTLGLQTAPSTSPAPAIKGAKVLKSPAPTEHYIPVPDLITKLASEEWAHPLKARRFKNLADRLYALALDFATKLDVPGIDEPIAHLVSRSLLPREGESHLKDTTERQIDFALRKNHEATTLAMRASASASIFSRASMMWLDDLLEDSNPDPVTLRRALLKLRKTAAFVADATLDATQLGHEP
- the STIMATE gene encoding store-operated calcium entry regulator STIMATE isoform X3 — protein: MGGSLAPNSSLFVTPRPGSLPSSSGGASTSPGGGADYRGCENGALMDSFGIFLQGLLGVVAFSLLMLKRFREPKHERRPWRIWFLDTSKQAIGMLFIHFANVYLSDLTEEDPCSLYLINFLLDATLGMLLIYAGVRAVSSIVEWQQWESLRFGEYGDPLQCSAWVGQCALYIVIMMFEKTIIIIVLLIPQWKESLPQVPAIPPLNMVQRACHEAHSSGSPDPFDVARGRCTDETSYAEESAFTDHVEGDDWSDYSDHEEDTSYRLFNTSDYQPLARRVVNTLGLQTAPSTSPAPAIKGAKVLKSPAPTEHYIPVPDLITKLASEEWAHPLKARRFKNLADRLYALALDFATKLDVPGIDEPIAHLVSRSLLPREGESHLKDTTERQIDFALRKNHEATTLAMRASASASIFSRASMMWLDDLLEDSNPDPVTLRRALLKLRKTAAFVADATLDATQLGHEP
- the STIMATE gene encoding store-operated calcium entry regulator STIMATE isoform X5; translation: MCIYQTLLKKTLVHCDPLQCSAWVGQCALYIVIMMFEKTIIIIVLLIPQWKESLPQVPAIPPLNMVQRACHEAHSSGSPDPFDVARGRCTDETSYAEESAFTDHVEGDDWSDYSDHEEDTSYRLFNTSDYQPLARRVVNTLGLQTAPSTSPAPAIKGAKVLKSPAPTEHYIPVPDLITKLASEEWAHPLKARRFKNLADRLYALALDFATKLDVPGIDEPIAHLVSRSLLPREGESHLKDTTERQIDFALRKNHEATTLAMRASASASIFSRASMMWLDDLLEDSNPDPVTLRRALLKLRKTAAFVADATLDATQLGHEP